The following are encoded in a window of Thermoanaerobacter ethanolicus JW 200 genomic DNA:
- a CDS encoding amino acid permease, producing MSAAAIIFFAYIGFDAVSTAAEETKDPTRNVPLGLVMAMIVILALYISVAVVLVGMVPYKQIIPDNALPGALMSIGINWGSALVATGAAVGMISTLLVTLYGQIRIFMVMARDGLLPEVFSHVHPKYRTPHINTIITSVVAAIIAGFLPLDIIIELCNIGTLSVFVIVSIGILVLRVKMPNVERKFRVPFVWVVAPLTMAFSLYLMASLPWVTWARFGIWMLVGLIIYFAYGRYHSMLNTQK from the coding sequence ATGTCTGCTGCAGCTATTATATTCTTTGCATATATAGGGTTTGATGCCGTATCTACCGCAGCGGAAGAAACAAAAGATCCAACTCGAAATGTACCGTTAGGACTTGTAATGGCAATGATTGTAATATTAGCACTTTATATTTCAGTTGCCGTCGTTTTAGTAGGTATGGTACCTTATAAACAGATTATTCCGGATAATGCTCTCCCAGGTGCATTAATGAGCATTGGAATTAACTGGGGTTCTGCATTAGTAGCTACTGGTGCTGCCGTAGGTATGATATCCACACTCCTTGTAACTCTTTACGGTCAAATAAGAATATTTATGGTTATGGCAAGAGATGGACTTTTACCAGAAGTTTTCTCCCATGTTCATCCCAAATATAGAACACCTCATATCAACACTATAATTACAAGTGTAGTAGCAGCTATTATTGCTGGATTTTTGCCACTTGATATAATTATTGAGCTTTGCAATATAGGTACTCTGTCTGTATTTGTAATTGTATCAATAGGAATATTAGTCTTAAGAGTTAAAATGCCTAATGTTGAAAGGAAATTCAGAGTTCCTTTTGTTTGGGTAGTAGCACCTCTTACAATGGCTTTCAGCTTATACCTTATGGCAAGTCTACCTTGGGTTACATGGGCAAGGTTTGGAATATGGATGTTAGTAGGCTTGATAATATATTTTGCTTATGGCAGATACCATAGCATGCTAAATACACAAAAATAA
- the kamD gene encoding lysine 5,6-aminomutase subunit alpha, with product MKSKLNLNWDIVNKARECARNIAEDTQKFIDAHTTVAIERTVCRLLGIDGVDEMGVPLPNVVVDNIKNGGGLSLGAAFYIGNAMLYTGLTPQQIAEKVGRNELDLTKMPMADLFDIKLAVQEVAVKTVEKIKENRRKREELLKKYGKKEGPLLYLIVATGNIYEDIVQAQAAARQGADVIAVIRTTGQSLLDYVPYGATTEGFGGTYATQENFRLMRKALDEVSEEVGRYIRLCNYCSGLCMPEIAAMGALERLDVMLNDALYGILFRDINMKRTLVDQYFSRIINGFAGIIINTGEDNYLTTSDAYEEAHTVLASQLINEQFALLAGIPEEQIGLGHAFEMNPDLKNGFLYELAQAQMAREIFPKAPLKYMPPTKYMTGNIFKGHVQDALFNIVTIMTKQKIHLLGMLTEAIHTPFMSDRALSIESAKYIFNNMADIADEIYFKEGGIIQQRANEVLIKAYELLREIEKEGLFRTLEQGKFAGIKRSMNGGRGLEGVVEKDPNYFNPFIDLMLRGDRQ from the coding sequence ATGAAAAGCAAGCTCAATTTAAATTGGGATATAGTCAATAAGGCGAGAGAGTGCGCAAGAAATATTGCAGAAGATACACAAAAATTTATTGATGCCCATACTACTGTTGCAATTGAAAGAACAGTATGTAGGCTTTTAGGAATAGATGGAGTAGATGAGATGGGAGTTCCTCTTCCTAATGTTGTGGTTGACAACATAAAAAATGGAGGGGGACTTTCACTTGGAGCAGCTTTCTATATAGGTAATGCTATGCTTTATACAGGACTTACTCCTCAACAGATAGCTGAAAAAGTGGGTAGAAATGAGCTTGACCTTACTAAAATGCCGATGGCAGATTTGTTTGATATAAAATTAGCTGTTCAAGAGGTTGCGGTAAAAACTGTTGAAAAGATAAAAGAAAATAGAAGGAAAAGAGAAGAACTTTTGAAAAAATACGGTAAGAAAGAAGGTCCACTTCTCTATTTGATTGTGGCAACGGGTAATATCTATGAAGATATTGTGCAGGCACAGGCTGCTGCAAGGCAGGGAGCAGACGTAATTGCGGTAATTAGGACTACAGGACAAAGCCTTTTAGATTATGTACCTTATGGAGCAACTACTGAAGGATTTGGAGGTACTTACGCTACACAAGAGAATTTCCGCCTTATGAGAAAAGCGCTTGATGAGGTTTCTGAAGAGGTAGGGAGGTATATAAGGCTTTGCAATTATTGTTCTGGCCTTTGTATGCCTGAAATTGCGGCTATGGGGGCTTTAGAGAGATTAGATGTTATGCTAAACGATGCATTGTATGGGATTCTTTTTAGAGATATAAATATGAAGAGAACTCTTGTAGACCAATATTTTTCAAGAATTATAAATGGTTTTGCAGGAATTATTATAAACACTGGAGAAGACAATTATTTGACAACTTCTGATGCTTATGAAGAGGCTCACACAGTTTTAGCTTCCCAGCTTATAAATGAACAATTTGCTCTTTTAGCAGGAATTCCTGAAGAGCAGATAGGATTGGGGCACGCTTTTGAAATGAATCCTGACCTTAAAAATGGATTTTTATACGAACTTGCGCAAGCGCAAATGGCAAGAGAGATATTCCCTAAAGCTCCTTTAAAATACATGCCACCTACAAAGTACATGACAGGGAATATTTTTAAAGGGCATGTGCAAGACGCTTTATTTAATATTGTGACTATAATGACAAAGCAAAAGATTCACCTTTTGGGTATGCTTACAGAAGCTATACACACGCCTTTTATGTCTGATAGGGCTTTGTCTATTGAGAGTGCAAAGTATATATTCAACAATATGGCAGATATAGCAGATGAGATATACTTTAAAGAAGGTGGAATAATCCAACAGAGGGCTAATGAAGTTCTTATTAAGGCTTATGAGCTATTGAGGGAAATTGAAAAGGAAGGACTCTTTAGAACATTAGAGCAAGGTAAGTTTGCAGGAATTAAAAGGTCAATGAATGGAGGAAGAGGTTTAGAGGGAGTTGTAGAGAAAGACCCAAACTATTTTAATCCTTTCATAGACCTTATGCTAAGAGGTGATAGACAATGA
- the kamE gene encoding lysine 5,6-aminomutase subunit beta — protein sequence MSSGLYSTERKDYDKTLDLTKVKPYGDTMNDGKVQLSFTLPVPDGEKAVEAAKQLAKKMGLENPMVVYHTPLDKDFTFFIIYGSLIHTVDYTSIHVETIDIKTMTIEEVNEHIKEHIKRKIVVVGATTGTDAHTVGLDAIMNMKGYAGHYGLERYEMIEAHNLGSQVPNEEFVKKAIELKADALLISQTVTQKDIHIKNLTHLVELLEAEGIRDKVLLICGGPRITHELAKELGYDAGFGPGKYADDVATFIVTEMVKRGIKGLRDIQK from the coding sequence ATGAGCAGTGGGCTTTACTCTACAGAGCGGAAAGATTACGATAAAACCCTTGATTTGACCAAAGTTAAACCCTATGGAGATACGATGAATGATGGAAAAGTTCAATTAAGCTTTACTTTACCTGTACCAGATGGAGAAAAAGCAGTGGAGGCGGCTAAGCAACTAGCAAAGAAGATGGGACTGGAAAATCCAATGGTGGTATATCATACACCTTTGGACAAAGATTTTACCTTCTTCATAATATACGGAAGCCTTATTCACACTGTAGACTATACTTCTATACATGTAGAGACTATAGATATCAAAACTATGACAATTGAAGAAGTCAATGAACACATCAAAGAGCACATAAAGAGGAAAATTGTGGTAGTTGGTGCCACAACAGGAACAGATGCCCACACCGTCGGACTGGATGCCATTATGAATATGAAGGGATATGCAGGTCATTATGGGCTTGAGAGGTATGAGATGATAGAAGCCCATAATCTTGGGAGCCAAGTTCCCAACGAGGAATTTGTTAAAAAGGCGATAGAACTCAAAGCAGATGCGCTTTTGATTTCTCAAACAGTTACACAAAAGGACATTCACATAAAAAATTTGACTCATCTTGTAGAGCTTCTTGAAGCAGAGGGAATAAGAGATAAGGTGTTATTAATATGTGGCGGCCCTAGAATAACTCATGAACTTGCAAAGGAATTGGGGTATGATGCAGGTTTTGGACCAGGTAAATATGCTGATGATGTGGCGACGTTTATAGTAACTGAAATGGTCAAAAGAGGAATAAAAGGTTTAAGAGATATACAAAAGTAG